The proteins below are encoded in one region of Phaseolus vulgaris cultivar G19833 chromosome 1, P. vulgaris v2.0, whole genome shotgun sequence:
- the LOC137815779 gene encoding uncharacterized protein, translating to MSSHSSKSIENDVKSLKSLFRQLSKDVQLISYRQLENEAKINELTKAKDENSQKSKKSHTHASNSKDHDSLGEESLRINDYYQPPPRRSRRREQESPREDRVDLPHFYGKEDVEVYLDWEMKVEQLFACHRVSEERKVPLATLSFQGNAMYWWTSLERDRRLHREPPIEYWNDLRGVIRRCHIPSYYNKELMDKLQRLQQRNMSVEEYRQKMELYKMRASVREEEVTTIERFLSGLNLEIRDKVELLPYQDLNDLVQLCIKVEQQNLRKASSQRVGSYPNSYPKKDYKREGSSSKEEPKETTKPLVKDTFTSPIRVKDT from the coding sequence atgtcttctcactcctctaaatctatTGAAAATGATGTGAAGTCCTTAAAATCTCTTTTTAGACAACTTTCCAAGGATGttcaattaatttcatatagacaattggagaatgaagCCAAAAtcaatgaattgactaaagcaaaggatgagaattctcaaaaatcaaaaaaatcaCATACGCATGCATCTAACTCCAAAGATCATGATTCTCTAGGGGAGGAAAGtcttagaatcaatgattactatcaaccaccccctaggagaagtAGAAGAAGAGAGCAAGAAAGCCCAAGGGAGGATAGGGTAGatctacctcatttctatggtaaagaagatgtagaagtatacctagattgggagatgaaggtagagcaactttttgcttgccatagggtgagtgaagaaaggaaagtacccttagccacccttagcttTCAAGgaaatgccatgtattggtggacctctctagagagagatagacgtcttcatagggagcctcccatagaatattggaatgaccttaggggagtcATAAGACGttgccacataccttcctactacaataaggagttaatggacaagctccaaagactccaacaaagaaatatgagtgtggaagagtataggcaaaaaatggagcttTACAAGATGAGAGCCTCTGTTAGAGAGGAAGAGGTCACCACCATAGAAAGGTTCCTAAGTGGGCTCaatcttgagataagggataagGTTGAACTTCTCccctatcaagacttgaatgatttggttcaactttgcattaaagttgaacaacaaaatttaagaaaagcTTCAAGTCAAAGAGTAGGTTCATATcctaactcttatcccaagaaagattataaaagggagggtagttcATCTAAAGAGGAAccaaaagaaactaccaaacctttAGTAAAGGATACCTTCACTTCACCCATTCGAGTTAAGGACACCtaa